A stretch of the Notamacropus eugenii isolate mMacEug1 chromosome 2, mMacEug1.pri_v2, whole genome shotgun sequence genome encodes the following:
- the LRRC8D gene encoding volume-regulated anion channel subunit LRRC8D, giving the protein MFTLAEVASLNDIQPTYRILKPWWDVFMDYLAVVMLMVAIFAGTMQLTKDQVVCLPVLPSSVNSKAHLVSGNADVTTDVPKFEVATEQDQGQGMTKPTSFDEAVAITPGSPLSKARSPHTDSPVSNQEVRKEIKDPTGRKTNLDFQQYVFINQMCYHVALPWYSKYFPYLALIHTIILMVSSNFWFKYPKTCSKVEHFVSILGKCFESPWTTKALSETACEDSEENKQRITGAQSLPKHVSTSSDEGSPSASTPMINKTGLKFSAEKPVIEVPSMTILDKKDGEQAKALFEKVRKFRAHVEDSDLIYKLYVVQTVIKTAKFIFILCYTANFVNAISFEHICKPKVEHLTGYEEFECTHNMAYMLKKLLISYISIICVYGFICLYTLFWLFRIPLKEYSFEKVREESSFSDIPDVKNDFAFLLHMVDQYDQLYSKRFGVFLSEVSENKLREISLNHEWTFEKLRQHVSRNAQDKQELHLFMLSGVPDAVFDLTDLDVLKLELIPEAKIPAKISQMTNLQELHLCHCPAKVEQTAFSFLRDHLRCLHVKFTDVAEIPAWVYLLKNLRELYLVGNLNSENNKMIGLESLRELRHLKILHVKSNLTKVPSNITDVAPHLTKLVIHNDGTKLVVLNSLKKMMNVAELELQNCELERIPHAIFSLSNLQELDLKSNNIRTIEEIISFQHLKRLTCLKLWHNKIVNIPPSITHVKNLESLYFSNNKLESLPGAVFSLQKLRCLDVSYNSISVIPIEIGSLQNLQHLHLTGNKVDVLPKQLFKCIKLRTLSLGQNCITSIPEKIGQLSQLTQLELKGNCLDRLPAQLGQCRLLKKSGLVVEDHLFDTLPTEVKETLNQDTSTPFANGI; this is encoded by the coding sequence ATGTTCACCCTTGCAGAAGTTGCCTCTCTCAATGACATTCAGCCTACTTACCGTATTCTGAAACCATGGTGGGATGTATTTATGGATTATCTGGCTGTTGTGATGTTGATGGTTGCCATCTTTGCCGGAACCATGCAGCTTACCAAAGATCAGGTGGTCTGCCTGCCAGTGTTGCCATCCTCAGTCAATTCAAAAGCACACCTCGTGTCAGGAAATGCCGATGTGACCACTGATGTCCCGAAGTTTGAAGTCGCCACAGAGCAAGACCAAGGCCAGGGGATGACCAAACCCACATCCTTTGATGAGGCAGTTGCCATAACCCCTGGCTCACCTCTTAGCAAGGCTCGCTCTCCTCACACAGATTCCCCGGTCTCAAATcaggaggtgagaaaggagatcAAAGACCCTACGGGTCGGAAAACTAACTTGGATTTCCAGCAGTACGTATTTATTAACCAGATGTGTTACCATGTCGCTCTTCCGTGGTATTCCAAGTACTTTCCCTACCTTGCTCTGATACATACTATTATTCTCATGGTCAGTAGCAACTTTTGGTTCAAATATCCCAAAACATGCTCAAAAGTGGAACATTTTGTTTCTATACTGGGAAAGTGCTTTGAATCTCCTTGGACTACAAAAGCATTGTCGGAAACAGCCTGTGAAGATTCAGAGGAGAACAAACAGAGGATAACGGGGGCCCAGTCTCTACCAAAGCATGTGTCCACCAGCAGTGATGAAGGGAGCCCCAGTGCAAGTACCCCCATGATCAACAAAACTGGCTTGAAGTTTTCAGCTGAGAAGCCTGTGATCGAAGTCCCTAGTATGACTATTCTAGATAAGAAAGATGGAGAACAGGCCAAAGCCCTGTTTGAGAAGGTGAGAAAGTTCCGTGCCCATGTGGAAGACAGTGACCTGATTTATAAACTCTACGTAGTCCAGACTGTTATCAAGACAGCCAAgttcattttcattctctgttacaCAGCTAACTTTGTCAATGCCATCAGCTTTGAGCATATCTGCAAGCCCAAAGTAGAGCACCTGACTGGCTACGAAGAGTTTGAGTGTACCCACAACATGGCTTATATGTTGAAAAAGCTGCTCATCAGTTACATCTCCATTATCTGTGTCTATGGTTTCATCTGTCTCTATACCCTTTTCTGGTTGTTTCGGATACCTTTGAAGGAGTATTCCTTTGAAAAGGTGAGggaagagagtagtttcagtgaTATTCCGGATGTCAAGAAtgactttgcatttcttttacaCATGGTCGACCAGTATGACCAACTGTACTCTAAGCGTTTTGGTGTCTTCTTGTCTGAAGTCAGTGAAAATAAACTTAGGGAAATCAGCTTAAACCACGAGTGGACATTTGAAAAACTCCGGCAGCACGTGTCTCGCAATGCCCAAGACAAGCAAGAGTTGCACCTTTTTATGCTCTCAGGGGTCCCTGATGCTGTGTTTGACCTCACGGACCTTGATGTGCTGAAGCTGGAGCTCATCCCAGAAGCGAAGATCCCAGCCAAGATTTCCCAGATGACTAATTTGCAAGAGCTCCACCTCTGCCACTGTCCCGCCAAGGTGGAACAGACGGCTTTTAGCTTCCTCCGAGATCACTTGAGATGCCTTCATGTCAAATTCACTGATGTGGCTGAGATCCCAGCCTGGGTGTACTTGCTTAAGAACCTTCGGGAGTTGTACTTGGTGGGCAATTTAAACTCTGAGAACAATAAGATGATAGGACTGGAGTCTCTTCGGGAGCTGAGGCACCTTAAAATCCTCCATGTGAAGAGCAATTTGACCAAAGTTCCATCCAACATCACTGATGTAGCCCCGCATCTCACAAAGTTAGTCATTCACAATGATGGGACTAAGCTTGTGGTACTCAACAgccttaagaaaatgatgaatgtagCCGAGTTGGAGCTCCAGAACTGTGAGCTGGAGAGGATTCCTCATGCCATTTTCAGCCTCTCTAATTTGCAGGAGCTGGATCTGAAGTCCAATAACATACGCACAATTGAGGAAATCATCAGTTTCCAGCATTTGAAAAGACTGACTTGCTTGAAATTGTGGCATAACAAAATTGTGAACATTCCCCCCTCCATTACCCACGTCAAGAATCTGGAGTCACTTTATTTCTCCAATAACAAGCTTGAGTCCTTGCCCGGGGCAGTGTTTAGTTTACAGAAACTCCGATGCTTAGATGTGAGCTACAACAGCATTTCAGTGATCCCAATAGAAATAGGATCGCTCCAGAACCTGCAGCATTTGCATCTCACCGGGAACAAAGTGGACGTTCTGCCCAAACAGTTGTTTAAATGCATTAAATTGAGGACTTTGAGTCTGGGGCAAAACTGTATCACCTCGATCCCAGAAAAAATCGGTCAGTTATCCCAGCTCACTCAGTTGGAACTGAAGGGAAATTGCTTAGACCGCCTGCCAGCCCAACTAGGGCAGTGTCGACTCCTCAAGAAGAGTGGGCTGGTGGTGGAAGATCATCTCTTTGACACTTTGCCAACAGAGGTCAAGGAAACATTGAACCAAGACACAAGTACCCCTTTCGCAAACGGGATCTGA